A genomic region of Salvelinus namaycush isolate Seneca chromosome 7, SaNama_1.0, whole genome shotgun sequence contains the following coding sequences:
- the adcyap1a gene encoding adenylate cyclase activating polypeptide 1a isoform X2, translating into MSSKATLALLIYGIIMHYSVYCSPLGLNYPNLRLENEVYDEDGNSLPDLAFDSDQIAIRSPPSVADDLYTLYYPPEKSGGSTIEDDSEPLSKRHSDGIFTDSYSRYRKQMAVKKYLAAVLGKRYRQRYRNKGRRLAYL; encoded by the exons ATGTCTAGTAAAGCGACTTTAGCCTTACTCATCTATGGAATCATAATGCACTACAGTGTCTACTGCTCACCTCTCGGGCTTAACTATCCTAACCTTAG ACTTGAAAATGAGGTTTATGACGAGGATGGGAATTCGTTACCGGACTTGGCTTTTGACAGTGATCAAATTGCTATAAGAAGTCCCCCGTCTGTGGCTGACGATTTGTACACTTTATACTACCCACCGGAGAAAAG TGGAGGGAGCACCATAGAAGACGACTCAGAGCCCCTGTCAAAGCGACATTCGGATGGGATCTTCACAGATAGCTACAGCCGCTACCGAAAGCAAATGGCAGTCAAGAAATACCTGGCGGCAGTCCTTGGGAAAAGGTATAGACAGAGATATAGAAACAAAGGACGCCGGCTAGCGTATTTGTAG
- the adcyap1a gene encoding adenylate cyclase activating polypeptide 1a isoform X1: MSSKATLALLIYGIIMHYSVYCSPLGLNYPNLRLENEVYDEDGNSLPDLAFDSDQIAIRSPPSVADDLYTLYYPPEKRTERHADGMFNKAYRKALGQLSARKYLHSLMAKRVGGGSTIEDDSEPLSKRHSDGIFTDSYSRYRKQMAVKKYLAAVLGKRYRQRYRNKGRRLAYL, from the exons ATGTCTAGTAAAGCGACTTTAGCCTTACTCATCTATGGAATCATAATGCACTACAGTGTCTACTGCTCACCTCTCGGGCTTAACTATCCTAACCTTAG ACTTGAAAATGAGGTTTATGACGAGGATGGGAATTCGTTACCGGACTTGGCTTTTGACAGTGATCAAATTGCTATAAGAAGTCCCCCGTCTGTGGCTGACGATTTGTACACTTTATACTACCCACCGGAGAAAAG AACGGAAAGGCATGCAGACGGAATGTTTAATAAAGCCTACAGGAAAGCGCTGGGTCAGTTATCAGCAAGAAAATATCTCCATTCTCTGATGGCAAAGCGTGTAGG TGGAGGGAGCACCATAGAAGACGACTCAGAGCCCCTGTCAAAGCGACATTCGGATGGGATCTTCACAGATAGCTACAGCCGCTACCGAAAGCAAATGGCAGTCAAGAAATACCTGGCGGCAGTCCTTGGGAAAAGGTATAGACAGAGATATAGAAACAAAGGACGCCGGCTAGCGTATTTGTAG